Proteins encoded in a region of the Stieleria neptunia genome:
- a CDS encoding DUF4365 domain-containing protein, with translation MLPTLSLEAKFLCRADYRNQVERLESKLARSEWRHGNDQGHGLSKKKNIAKREITGNRGIALIHRVVSDMGHLWTPKGLEAGIDGFIELHDDVTSRVGARILQVQSKAGDSYFRSETDSEFTLYCGEPDVD, from the coding sequence TTGCTGCCCACCCTTTCCCTCGAAGCGAAGTTTTTGTGCCGGGCCGATTACCGTAATCAAGTCGAGCGGCTAGAATCTAAACTCGCACGCAGCGAGTGGCGGCATGGCAATGATCAAGGGCACGGCTTGTCGAAAAAGAAGAACATTGCGAAGAGAGAAATCACTGGGAATCGTGGTATTGCACTGATCCACCGCGTGGTATCTGACATGGGGCACCTGTGGACGCCAAAAGGCCTTGAGGCCGGAATCGACGGATTCATTGAACTACACGACGACGTAACTTCTCGCGTCGGAGCACGAATCCTTCAGGTGCAAAGCAAGGCCGGTGATAGCTATTTTCGCAGTGAAACTGACTCCGAGTTCACGTTATATTGTGGTGAACCGGATGTCGACTAA
- a CDS encoding type IV secretory system conjugative DNA transfer family protein, with protein sequence MGVFDVLRVALGVCVALFVVLSPAIRRHVRARTYRRGRTRVATKKKAGALKEGGLRWGNEYLPESAATSHFLAVGTTGAGKSLVQKRLMRGPLKRIAPGTDSRAIIFDAKNDVAAFLRHQHVSCPVYTLNPFDASSEYPIAVAWDIAADITSPARALNLATSLIPGEKGGSNQYFTDAARQVVAGVIESFIKHSGSRWTFSDLVYGCLSEERIKELLSRDESGRDVLSGFLGDEKTGYQVATTVFSRMSYFKPVAALWQNAEQKLSIRRWLHSESVLLLGANATTKTSLDAINEQVFRVFVEEVDVQSNSKTRRTWVWMDEARLSGSIVSKSDLLPFLAVKGRSRGVCLVVAFQDIEGLREAAGERVANELVAQLSNKALLRAESDGTATWSSKQIGQAEVLEHHTSDSSGFRQSVSAQRVVRDAVLPSEFFNIPPSSRENGVTGYFLSPHFGAQKVTIPGHNIDPVVVPEHVEQLYAITLQPESAQWLANWSPNDRERLGLSLEVEIAGESGEVHRRRKKAKIRVNHGFGKLQMPRANT encoded by the coding sequence ATGGGTGTGTTCGATGTGTTGCGTGTCGCTCTCGGGGTGTGCGTTGCCCTGTTCGTCGTATTGTCTCCAGCGATACGTCGTCACGTCCGTGCGAGAACTTATCGACGTGGCCGCACTCGAGTTGCGACCAAGAAGAAGGCGGGTGCTTTGAAAGAAGGCGGCCTGCGGTGGGGAAACGAGTATTTGCCCGAGTCAGCCGCGACGAGTCATTTTCTCGCGGTTGGAACCACGGGGGCGGGAAAGAGCCTGGTTCAAAAGCGGCTAATGCGTGGACCTCTCAAGCGAATCGCTCCGGGAACGGACTCTCGAGCAATCATCTTTGACGCAAAGAATGATGTCGCTGCGTTCCTTCGTCACCAGCATGTGAGTTGCCCGGTCTACACCCTGAATCCGTTCGATGCTTCCAGCGAATACCCGATTGCGGTCGCCTGGGATATTGCCGCCGACATTACCTCACCTGCTCGGGCGTTGAACCTCGCAACGTCTCTCATTCCGGGCGAAAAGGGTGGGAGCAATCAATACTTCACGGACGCCGCGAGACAAGTTGTTGCGGGCGTCATCGAGTCGTTTATCAAGCACTCTGGAAGCCGTTGGACGTTCTCCGACTTGGTTTATGGATGTCTCTCGGAAGAGCGAATCAAAGAGCTTCTCTCGCGAGACGAATCGGGCCGGGATGTGTTGTCTGGGTTCCTGGGTGACGAAAAAACCGGCTACCAAGTAGCAACTACCGTGTTCTCAAGAATGAGCTACTTCAAGCCCGTTGCGGCACTTTGGCAGAACGCAGAGCAGAAGCTTTCCATTCGGCGGTGGCTTCATTCGGAATCCGTTCTCCTCCTGGGTGCGAATGCGACCACGAAGACTTCGCTTGACGCGATCAACGAGCAAGTGTTTCGGGTGTTCGTGGAAGAAGTCGACGTTCAATCGAATTCGAAGACGCGGCGAACCTGGGTGTGGATGGATGAAGCACGGCTCTCGGGCTCGATCGTTTCCAAGTCTGATTTGTTGCCCTTTTTGGCGGTCAAAGGTCGAAGCCGTGGAGTGTGCTTGGTTGTTGCGTTCCAGGACATCGAGGGACTCCGAGAAGCGGCGGGGGAGCGAGTCGCGAATGAGCTCGTGGCTCAATTGTCGAACAAAGCTTTGCTTCGGGCTGAATCCGATGGGACGGCCACCTGGTCATCAAAGCAGATTGGGCAGGCCGAAGTCTTGGAGCATCACACTTCGGATTCATCCGGGTTTCGGCAAAGCGTCTCCGCTCAGCGGGTTGTCCGAGATGCCGTGCTTCCAAGCGAGTTCTTCAACATTCCTCCATCCAGTCGAGAGAACGGCGTGACGGGGTACTTTCTCTCACCGCACTTCGGAGCTCAGAAAGTGACGATACCAGGGCACAATATTGACCCGGTTGTGGTGCCTGAACACGTGGAGCAGCTCTATGCAATCACTCTTCAGCCGGAGTCAGCTCAGTGGCTCGCGAACTGGAGTCCAAACGACCGTGAGCGTCTTGGGCTCAGCCTAGAGGTCGAGATTGCGGGCGAGAGCGGCGAGGTTCATAGGCGTCGAAAGAAGGCGAAAATCAGAGTGAATCACGGCTTCGGGAAACTTCAGATGCCACGGGCCAACACGTAA
- a CDS encoding carbon-nitrogen hydrolase family protein, translating into MSSERSRRRFVGESFGVLTATAFGAKSDHAWAGPLDKKRVAAVQMHADLGDVNANMRKASRLANKAVDQGAKVVVLPEFFTSGLGFHPAVLNASRPIDGAPQKMLLDVARRGVWVGGSFLAESGGHVYNTFMLALPDGRVFTHDKDFPTGAVEQHLYAGGDDEQFVSLLKRNGQHPLQPPVPSRSDNNPDGVFRVGNTCVGAAMCWELVRKNTDRRLLKGRVDLILGASGWYGLEPKSAVDALGGTENSWTKNLEQGRAEVSEAPSRLAKMTGAAVIHSNLVGNNWAPRFPSGQKQICRQFYGESQIVERDGTVIQKLSGDAGEGVVVDEITPERIEPPMAIGDGFWHIDMTPQLQAFWYDSFGRDYYLKVTCPQRELMRRRQP; encoded by the coding sequence ATGTCGAGTGAGCGTAGCAGGCGAAGATTCGTTGGAGAGTCTTTCGGCGTCCTTACCGCAACCGCATTTGGTGCCAAATCAGACCACGCTTGGGCGGGACCGCTCGATAAAAAGCGCGTTGCTGCGGTTCAGATGCATGCTGATTTGGGGGATGTCAATGCCAATATGAGGAAGGCTTCGAGATTGGCCAACAAGGCGGTCGACCAGGGGGCAAAAGTTGTCGTGCTTCCTGAGTTTTTCACCTCTGGACTTGGATTCCATCCTGCCGTATTGAATGCGAGTAGGCCAATCGATGGTGCACCCCAAAAGATGTTGTTGGATGTCGCCAGGCGGGGTGTTTGGGTCGGTGGATCCTTTCTGGCGGAGAGTGGCGGTCACGTCTACAACACGTTCATGCTCGCTTTGCCAGACGGCAGAGTCTTCACCCACGACAAGGATTTTCCCACGGGCGCGGTTGAGCAGCATCTTTACGCAGGTGGCGACGACGAGCAATTCGTTTCTCTTCTCAAGCGGAACGGCCAACACCCATTGCAACCACCTGTGCCGAGTCGTTCAGACAACAACCCGGATGGAGTTTTTCGAGTCGGAAATACCTGCGTTGGTGCGGCCATGTGCTGGGAACTCGTGCGGAAAAACACCGATAGACGACTATTGAAAGGTCGCGTCGATCTGATTCTTGGCGCTTCGGGCTGGTACGGTCTTGAGCCCAAGTCAGCAGTTGACGCGCTGGGTGGGACCGAAAACAGCTGGACGAAGAACCTCGAACAGGGACGTGCGGAGGTATCGGAAGCCCCGAGCCGGCTCGCGAAGATGACCGGCGCTGCCGTGATTCACTCGAACCTGGTTGGAAACAATTGGGCGCCCCGCTTTCCATCCGGCCAAAAGCAGATATGTCGACAATTCTATGGCGAGAGTCAGATCGTCGAACGCGATGGGACGGTGATTCAAAAGCTGTCAGGTGACGCTGGGGAAGGAGTCGTAGTTGACGAGATCACTCCTGAGCGGATCGAACCGCCCATGGCGATCGGCGACGGCTTCTGGCATATCGACATGACACCGCAGTTGCAAGCCTTTTGGTACGACAGCTTTGGACGCGACTATTACCTGAAAGTAACTTGCCCACAGCGTGAGTTGATGCGTCGTCGACAACCCTAG
- a CDS encoding LamG-like jellyroll fold domain-containing protein — translation MKKRTFVVLTLYLLWTSPTFADIVVFDETTDTVAVNAFPNMSIAATIEAVVRFDTSQVGQGMIYNQWRPNQEDKQFSYNASLDSLGGFLNIGSPSLLSGPVGQDIWRHIAYVYDGAEERMYLDGQLIGSQLSSGNIPDGTSSRQTVIGAIDRSTAPPDTFRSSFIGQMESLRISSVARYSGTTFSPHSGDFSVDADALLIYNFDEMPGSTSITDSVVGATGTFGVGFAGATNPHIIAAVPEPGTMPLLVFGVLALYSRRLRFTRDIKTGLNLSRSPTSDK, via the coding sequence ATGAAGAAACGCACATTCGTCGTCCTCACACTTTACCTGCTTTGGACGTCGCCGACGTTCGCTGACATTGTCGTTTTCGACGAAACAACCGACACGGTCGCCGTCAATGCGTTCCCCAACATGTCCATCGCTGCGACAATTGAAGCAGTTGTTAGATTTGACACGTCGCAAGTCGGACAGGGAATGATCTACAATCAATGGCGGCCAAACCAAGAAGACAAGCAATTCTCCTACAACGCGTCATTAGATTCGCTTGGGGGTTTCTTGAACATTGGCTCTCCTTCCCTCCTCAGCGGCCCAGTAGGTCAAGACATTTGGCGGCACATCGCCTATGTGTACGATGGCGCTGAAGAACGAATGTACTTAGACGGGCAATTGATCGGTTCTCAATTATCGTCCGGAAACATCCCAGATGGAACTTCGTCTCGGCAAACGGTCATTGGCGCAATCGACCGTTCAACTGCTCCGCCGGACACGTTTCGGAGCAGCTTCATAGGTCAAATGGAGTCTCTTCGAATATCTTCCGTCGCTAGGTATTCGGGCACTACGTTCTCACCTCATTCCGGAGATTTTTCTGTTGATGCAGATGCGCTCCTGATCTACAACTTCGACGAAATGCCAGGATCAACTTCGATCACTGATTCGGTAGTTGGCGCAACTGGAACTTTTGGCGTTGGATTTGCCGGAGCAACTAATCCACACATCATTGCTGCTGTACCGGAACCGGGCACGATGCCGCTACTTGTGTTTGGCGTACTGGCGTTGTATTCCCGCCGCCTGAGGTTCACACGCGACATAAAAACAGGGTTGAACCTGAGCCGAAGCCCAACGTCCGATAAGTGA
- a CDS encoding DUF1819 family protein has protein sequence MRYRADITAGSLKVAESRVIADLLLKRADDDAWKAALRDENVLQTRSPRTADRLALLIRGRLETMDSGLWKLVMDGNASVATHACLAAAVKHSALLADFLELVVKEQYRVFAEKLTHQMWDEFIADCQNRDAELPAWSESTIERLRSSVFQILQQAGYIDNTRSLRLQTVHIADEVVRYLQNHDEDSVLRCIEIAP, from the coding sequence TTGCGTTACCGAGCAGACATCACGGCTGGCTCTCTCAAGGTTGCTGAGAGTCGAGTCATCGCCGACTTGCTGTTGAAGCGGGCCGACGATGATGCATGGAAGGCTGCGCTTCGTGATGAGAACGTGCTGCAAACTCGCTCCCCCAGAACTGCCGACCGGCTCGCCCTGCTGATTCGAGGCCGACTCGAAACCATGGATTCCGGCCTTTGGAAACTGGTCATGGACGGCAATGCCTCTGTCGCCACCCACGCCTGTCTCGCGGCGGCGGTCAAACACAGTGCGTTATTGGCCGACTTTCTGGAACTGGTTGTCAAGGAGCAGTACCGCGTCTTTGCCGAGAAGCTGACCCACCAAATGTGGGACGAATTCATCGCCGATTGCCAGAACCGGGACGCCGAACTCCCGGCGTGGAGTGAATCGACCATTGAGAGGCTCCGCTCCTCGGTCTTCCAAATTTTGCAGCAGGCCGGTTACATCGACAACACCAGGTCGTTGCGACTTCAGACCGTCCATATCGCCGACGAGGTGGTGCGGTACCTACAGAATCATGACGAGGACAGCGTCTTGCGTTGCATTGAGATTGCACCATGA
- a CDS encoding DUF1788 domain-containing protein, which yields MSGQLTERLNAILPKLTSPDFLSGQGIGNEIPFYVFDYPAEDELRIREHLAFLVDKLPKQAPDLKVVHVNLFDFLIDYIKGRGYFEKSLEKERTLGSAKAVKSIKAIASAEKLADHFAKEVMSDQPDLVLVSGVGSSYPIIRTHELLNNLHKHMGLTPLVMFYPGVYDKITLKLFGKASLAFDSSSSDRKRKARYYRAFRLID from the coding sequence ATGAGTGGCCAACTGACCGAACGACTGAACGCCATCTTGCCGAAGCTCACGTCGCCAGATTTTCTGAGCGGCCAGGGGATCGGCAATGAAATTCCGTTTTACGTTTTCGACTACCCGGCTGAAGACGAACTGCGCATCAGAGAGCACTTGGCGTTTCTGGTCGACAAGCTGCCCAAACAGGCACCCGACCTGAAAGTCGTTCACGTCAACCTGTTCGATTTTCTGATCGATTACATCAAGGGGCGGGGCTACTTCGAGAAGTCGCTAGAAAAAGAACGCACGCTGGGCAGCGCCAAGGCCGTCAAGTCGATCAAGGCGATCGCCAGCGCCGAGAAATTGGCCGACCATTTCGCCAAAGAGGTCATGAGTGACCAGCCCGACTTGGTACTGGTCTCGGGTGTCGGTTCATCGTACCCGATCATCCGCACGCACGAATTGCTGAACAACCTGCACAAGCACATGGGGCTCACGCCACTCGTGATGTTCTATCCCGGCGTGTACGACAAGATCACGCTTAAGCTGTTCGGCAAAGCCAGCTTGGCGTTCGATTCATCGTCCAGCGACCGAAAACGCAAAGCCCGATATTACCGAGCATTCCGACTGATCGATTGA